The following proteins come from a genomic window of Flavobacterium crocinum:
- a CDS encoding VOC family protein: protein MRISAWFYSINLQKSFDFYKKVFDLDEEDLKSLKGFSVPIGNHFELKISTAERPLNTGNIEINEANIEETYERFIKNNVTETSESNPHKMKSGTFSGPWEYPGGMALFLRDPDNHSILFMEW from the coding sequence ATGAGAATTTCAGCTTGGTTTTATAGTATAAATCTTCAAAAGTCCTTTGATTTTTACAAAAAGGTTTTTGATCTTGATGAAGAAGATTTAAAAAGTTTAAAAGGTTTTTCTGTTCCAATTGGCAACCATTTCGAACTTAAAATAAGTACCGCAGAAAGACCTCTAAATACCGGAAATATTGAGATAAATGAAGCCAATATAGAGGAAACATATGAAAGATTTATTAAAAACAACGTTACCGAAACTTCAGAATCAAATCCTCACAAAATGAAAAGCGGCACATTCTCTGGCCCTTGGGAGTATCCCGGCGGAATGGCATTATTTTTAAGAGACCCTGATAATCATTCTATTCTCTTTATGGAGTGGTAA
- a CDS encoding cytochrome c3 family protein, with protein MKKAVFLLTTILTTIFFVSCTNKSEEYIDPRGTDYAGSESCVQCHKVQSEMAFHSSHFKATAPAILGNVSGDFDSKNHTFIYDKDTKLVMEKQGDSLYQVLYKNGKEVSKYKFEIVFGTKHAQTSVYWKNNNTYELPVSFYHSINNWATSPGFPADKPYFDRMVVKDCYACHSSNVSSRTVNQSSEDKNFMSMDVEDAINKKTIVYGIDCERCHGPAKKHVDFHLKNPNIKIANSITSFKSLSRQQRLDACALCHAGNDGMKLKSRFDFKPGDNLSEFFRETRSINDTTNFDVHGNQFRLMAQSKCFINSNKMDCITCHNPHENASKNMASYSKICMSCHQGLKHKETTLKTMPEKLLADNCVECHMPKKASNAINFQLSNSKQLSSYILRTHKIGTYPSTKK; from the coding sequence ATGAAAAAAGCTGTATTTCTACTTACTACCATTCTCACGACAATATTCTTTGTCAGCTGTACTAATAAATCAGAAGAATATATAGATCCTCGTGGCACCGATTATGCGGGTTCAGAGAGTTGTGTACAGTGTCACAAAGTACAATCTGAAATGGCATTTCACAGTTCTCATTTTAAAGCTACTGCTCCAGCCATTTTAGGAAATGTTTCAGGCGATTTCGATTCTAAAAATCATACTTTCATTTATGATAAAGACACCAAATTGGTCATGGAAAAACAGGGCGACAGTTTGTATCAAGTTTTATACAAAAACGGAAAAGAAGTTTCTAAATATAAATTCGAAATTGTTTTTGGAACTAAACATGCACAAACCTCTGTCTATTGGAAAAACAATAATACTTACGAATTACCGGTTTCCTTTTATCATTCAATAAACAATTGGGCCACAAGTCCAGGTTTCCCTGCTGATAAACCTTATTTTGACCGAATGGTGGTTAAAGATTGTTATGCCTGTCATAGTTCTAATGTTAGTTCGCGCACGGTTAATCAAAGTTCTGAAGACAAAAATTTCATGTCTATGGACGTTGAAGATGCCATCAATAAAAAAACGATTGTGTACGGAATTGACTGTGAGCGCTGTCATGGGCCAGCCAAAAAACATGTTGATTTTCATTTGAAAAACCCTAACATTAAAATCGCCAATAGCATTACAAGTTTTAAATCATTGAGCAGACAACAGAGACTTGATGCCTGTGCTTTATGCCACGCAGGAAATGATGGAATGAAATTAAAATCCCGTTTTGACTTTAAACCCGGAGACAATTTATCTGAATTCTTTCGTGAAACCCGAAGCATAAACGATACAACCAACTTTGATGTTCACGGAAACCAGTTCAGGTTGATGGCACAGAGTAAATGTTTTATAAACAGCAATAAAATGGATTGTATTACGTGCCATAATCCGCATGAAAATGCGTCTAAAAATATGGCTTCTTATTCTAAAATCTGTATGAGCTGTCATCAGGGATTAAAACACAAGGAAACAACGCTAAAAACAATGCCTGAGAAATTACTGGCTGATAATTGTGTAGAATGTCATATGCCTAAAAAAGCTTCAAACGCCATTAATTTTCAGCTTTCAAATAGCAAACAATTATCCAGTTATATTTTGAGAACGCACAAAATTGGGACTTACCCGAGTACTAAAAAGTAA
- a CDS encoding leucine-rich repeat domain-containing protein, which produces MDITHSFTDSAFKQYILENFSQDKTTIQTNDIENIISLDLSAQKLKNLNGLEYFISLKSLNCSYNKLQSIDVSHNLHLEELICNENEILSLDLSANTELQHLNCGFNRLKKLKLKNNTLLKELICHWNLLTDLSTDNNPLLEELDFSYNHIFGIELGEKPHLKHLECSQNGLLNLDLSGCISLETLRCSNNVLKQLNLQNNKELEDLRCFYNHISILDISQNTMLKRLYCSDNKIAVLDTSNNPKLESLDYANNLIKEEDHIIDEIVVFKYDISSSTYFARLVFEDSELYVSTQARTKKEIEKLSSIITKLYKNFAQLNQEALAFIQQKHPDEDIETLKPSDIIFDDEESFRIGYDAGDSPAGRLILYVSFNAKLKMSDEIIYETY; this is translated from the coding sequence ATGGATATTACCCATTCTTTTACCGATTCTGCTTTTAAACAATATATTTTGGAGAATTTCTCTCAGGATAAAACAACAATCCAAACCAATGATATCGAAAATATTATTTCACTGGACTTGAGTGCACAAAAATTGAAAAATCTAAACGGATTAGAATATTTTATTTCCTTAAAAAGTTTAAATTGTTCTTATAATAAACTCCAATCTATCGATGTGAGCCATAATTTGCACTTAGAAGAATTAATCTGTAATGAGAATGAAATTCTGTCACTTGATTTATCAGCCAATACAGAACTTCAACATTTAAACTGCGGTTTCAACCGGTTAAAAAAACTAAAACTAAAAAATAATACACTTTTAAAAGAGCTTATCTGTCATTGGAACTTATTGACTGATCTTTCTACAGATAACAATCCGCTTTTAGAAGAACTCGACTTCTCATACAATCACATTTTTGGAATAGAATTGGGAGAAAAACCTCATCTTAAACATTTAGAATGCAGTCAGAATGGTTTATTGAATCTCGATTTGAGCGGATGTATTTCATTGGAAACCTTACGATGCAGTAATAATGTACTCAAACAGCTTAATCTCCAAAACAACAAAGAACTCGAAGATTTACGTTGTTTTTATAATCATATTTCCATTTTAGATATTAGTCAAAATACAATGCTTAAAAGACTCTATTGTTCTGATAATAAAATAGCAGTATTAGACACCAGCAATAATCCTAAACTAGAATCTTTAGATTACGCCAATAATCTCATAAAAGAAGAAGATCATATCATTGATGAAATCGTGGTTTTCAAATACGATATTTCGTCTTCGACTTATTTTGCCAGACTTGTTTTTGAAGATTCAGAACTCTACGTTTCAACACAAGCCAGAACCAAAAAAGAAATCGAAAAATTAAGTTCGATCATTACAAAACTGTATAAAAATTTCGCTCAACTAAATCAGGAAGCTTTGGCATTTATTCAGCAAAAACATCCAGATGAAGATATTGAAACTCTAAAACCTTCGGATATTATTTTTGATGATGAAGAATCGTTTAGAATAGGTTACGATGCCGGCGATTCTCCTGCTGGCAGGTTAATTTTATATGTTTCTTTTAATGCAAAACTTAAAATGAGTGATGAGATAATTTATGAGACGTATTGA
- the tnpA gene encoding IS200/IS605 family transposase → MPQSLYKVYVHLVFSTKKRYPFIDDDIKEKLWAYLGGICKGLECNPIQVGGYNDHVHILCLLSKKITQMKLVEEVKKQSSKWIKTVDRRYANFYWQDGYGIFSVNPSQLEIVVKYIKNQEEHHKKKTFKKELLAFLNKYNVDYDERYLWD, encoded by the coding sequence ATGCCACAATCATTATACAAAGTATACGTACATCTAGTATTCAGTACAAAAAAGCGTTACCCCTTTATTGACGATGATATAAAGGAAAAGCTATGGGCATACCTTGGAGGAATTTGCAAAGGATTAGAATGCAATCCCATTCAAGTAGGAGGGTATAATGACCATGTTCATATTCTTTGTTTATTATCCAAAAAAATTACACAAATGAAATTGGTTGAAGAAGTAAAAAAACAATCATCAAAATGGATAAAAACAGTTGATAGACGTTATGCAAACTTTTACTGGCAGGATGGTTATGGTATTTTTTCTGTTAATCCCTCGCAATTAGAGATAGTGGTTAAATACATTAAAAATCAGGAAGAACATCATAAAAAAAAGACATTCAAAAAAGAGCTCTTAGCATTTTTAAACAAATATAATGTTGACTATGATGAACGATATCTTTGGGATTAA
- a CDS encoding enoyl-CoA hydratase/isomerase family protein: MSSENLNGSLETSFQNTIATVQFGHPASNSFPRALLNQLTTEINSLSRDENVSVIILKSEGNRAFCSGASFDELLQVENEEQGTEFFSGFAHLLNAMRNCNKLIIGRVQGKAVGGGVGIISACDYVFGTPESAIKLSELAIGIGPFVIEPAVSRKIGKTAMTQMTLAPHEWKSAEWAFEKGLYSALSDSANLDQDVENFAQKLSSYNPEALFEMKKIIWEGTEQWESLLFERATITGKLVLSDFSRNALLQFKK, translated from the coding sequence ATGAGTTCAGAAAATCTAAATGGAAGTTTAGAAACTTCTTTTCAAAATACAATTGCAACAGTACAATTTGGTCATCCTGCCAGCAATTCTTTTCCGAGAGCTTTGTTAAACCAACTTACGACTGAAATTAATTCGCTGAGCAGAGATGAAAATGTTTCGGTTATTATTTTAAAAAGTGAAGGAAACAGAGCATTTTGTTCCGGAGCTTCTTTTGATGAACTTTTGCAGGTTGAAAATGAAGAACAAGGGACAGAGTTTTTCTCCGGCTTTGCTCATTTGTTAAATGCCATGCGCAATTGCAATAAATTAATTATTGGTCGTGTTCAGGGAAAAGCTGTTGGTGGTGGAGTCGGAATTATTTCGGCTTGTGATTATGTTTTTGGAACTCCTGAAAGTGCTATAAAATTGTCTGAACTGGCAATCGGAATTGGGCCTTTTGTTATTGAACCTGCTGTTTCTCGTAAAATAGGAAAAACCGCGATGACTCAAATGACTTTGGCACCGCACGAATGGAAATCTGCCGAATGGGCTTTTGAAAAAGGACTTTATTCAGCTTTAAGTGATTCTGCGAATTTGGATCAGGATGTCGAAAATTTTGCCCAAAAATTAAGTTCTTATAATCCCGAAGCTTTATTTGAAATGAAAAAGATTATTTGGGAAGGGACAGAACAATGGGAATCGCTTCTTTTTGAACGTGCTACAATTACAGGCAAATTGGTTTTATCTGATTTTAGCAGAAATGCTTTACTGCAGTTTAAAAAATAG
- a CDS encoding oxidoreductase, which yields MTLKPLLLSASFLILLAACNKKESSKLQKQDTSKNATVETDSLQEGEATPRKESINLFTVMPKDSSDIAFVSLSDIYPVDDEKDTLVLPNIEKLGKHSAQYFTFSKNYRKRFLSKTNIAETDSVFVYDYAKNKLASFLVKNLKTAAMLNGYSSEEDWPYHNYDFMIGFEINKKQLSGFSEYYRDALVYVGKENPFSKEGLKPISWKKIAPKDYPSKSLKKEDKNTLKGTNAGNTYSYQTDSYQYFLQDYLDSNKIIYARRLLVTDSKTKEIIIEKLYSQSEGTSPAPLNYENGDDAVEQYTGKLFKNKPEVVFGFLYESFGCPAISIIDKSNEEIYLQCDNRH from the coding sequence ATGACATTAAAGCCCCTTCTATTATCTGCCTCTTTTTTAATCTTACTAGCTGCCTGCAACAAAAAAGAATCTTCTAAATTACAAAAACAGGATACTTCAAAAAATGCAACAGTAGAAACCGATTCTTTACAGGAAGGCGAAGCAACTCCGAGAAAAGAAAGTATCAATTTGTTTACAGTTATGCCAAAAGACAGTAGTGATATTGCTTTTGTTTCGCTTTCGGATATTTATCCTGTTGATGACGAAAAAGACACTCTTGTTTTACCTAATATTGAAAAATTAGGAAAACATAGTGCTCAGTATTTTACATTTTCTAAAAACTATAGAAAAAGATTTCTTTCTAAAACCAATATTGCAGAAACCGATTCTGTTTTTGTTTACGATTATGCCAAAAACAAACTGGCTTCTTTTTTAGTCAAAAATTTAAAAACTGCTGCAATGTTAAACGGATATTCTTCAGAAGAAGATTGGCCATATCATAATTACGATTTTATGATTGGTTTCGAAATCAACAAAAAACAGTTGAGTGGATTTAGCGAATATTATCGGGATGCTTTGGTATATGTTGGTAAAGAAAATCCGTTTTCGAAAGAAGGTTTAAAACCAATTTCATGGAAAAAAATTGCTCCAAAAGATTATCCGTCTAAATCTTTAAAAAAAGAAGATAAAAATACGCTAAAGGGCACCAACGCTGGAAATACTTATTCTTATCAAACAGACAGTTATCAGTATTTTTTACAGGATTATCTAGATAGCAATAAAATAATTTATGCCAGACGTCTTTTAGTTACCGATTCCAAAACCAAAGAAATCATAATTGAAAAATTATACAGTCAAAGCGAAGGTACCTCTCCTGCTCCTTTAAATTATGAAAACGGAGACGATGCTGTTGAACAATATACAGGAAAACTTTTCAAGAATAAACCAGAAGTTGTCTTTGGTTTTTTATATGAATCTTTTGGCTGTCCAGCCATTTCTATTATAGATAAATCAAACGAAGAAATTTACCTTCAATGTGATAATCGCCATTAA
- a CDS encoding 6-pyruvoyl trahydropterin synthase family protein: protein MSNIRITKQFSFETGHALYGYDGKCKNVHGHSYKLSVTVIGSPITDRSNVKFGMVIDFSDLKKIVKEEIVDQFDHATVFNQTTPHIELANELKNRGHHVILVDYQPTSENMVVDFAERIKNRLPAGIALFSLKLQETESSFAEWYASDNV, encoded by the coding sequence ATGAGTAATATCAGAATTACAAAACAATTTAGTTTCGAAACCGGTCACGCTTTGTACGGTTACGACGGAAAATGCAAGAACGTTCACGGACATAGTTATAAATTATCGGTAACGGTTATTGGCTCGCCAATTACGGATCGATCGAATGTAAAGTTCGGAATGGTGATTGATTTTTCGGATCTAAAGAAAATTGTAAAAGAAGAAATCGTCGATCAATTTGATCATGCAACTGTTTTTAACCAAACGACTCCGCATATTGAATTGGCTAATGAATTAAAAAACCGTGGACACCATGTGATTTTGGTTGATTACCAGCCAACAAGTGAAAATATGGTGGTTGATTTTGCAGAACGAATTAAAAATAGACTTCCTGCCGGAATTGCTCTTTTCTCCTTAAAACTTCAGGAAACAGAATCTTCGTTTGCAGAATGGTATGCAAGTGATAATGTTTAA
- a CDS encoding YybH family protein encodes MRYLKFLFLGFFLMLSFNGNCQDKIVQQILDRLKAQQTCWNNGDLEGYLEFYAPLDSVRMIYSGGVVYGKNNIADFFKKYWPKERMGKLTMTDFVVEPLSKKDAFVSAKFSVEAPNGKNSSGQFSGIMRKINGLWYLYIDHSG; translated from the coding sequence ATGCGATACTTAAAATTTCTATTTCTTGGATTCTTTCTCATGCTTTCTTTTAATGGTAATTGTCAGGATAAAATTGTGCAACAGATTCTTGATCGTTTAAAAGCACAGCAAACCTGCTGGAATAATGGCGATCTTGAAGGTTATCTAGAATTTTATGCTCCTCTAGATTCTGTTCGAATGATTTACAGCGGCGGTGTAGTTTATGGAAAAAACAATATTGCCGATTTCTTTAAGAAATACTGGCCAAAAGAAAGAATGGGAAAACTAACCATGACCGATTTTGTTGTTGAACCTCTTTCAAAAAAAGATGCTTTTGTAAGCGCCAAATTTAGTGTCGAAGCTCCAAATGGAAAAAATAGTTCGGGACAATTTTCGGGGATAATGCGAAAAATAAATGGTCTTTGGTATTTGTATATTGATCATTCTGGATAA
- a CDS encoding alpha/beta fold hydrolase, producing the protein MKFLSLFLFLIISLFAKGQNLYIKTYGNENNKPVIFIHGGPSGNATLFEGTTAQNLADQGFYVIAYDRRGEGRSKDPNATFTYEEAFQDLNSIYSKYHLKKAVLLSHSFGGLVATLYTSKYPQNVTALVLAGALFSQQETYDHILNSIKKVHDGNSKTLNKIAYVEKLDKNSAEYRKHCFDLASDENYFKMPKPTAKSKKLYTDYEKGEFYKTNVRNKNAPLLFYQNEKQNNIDSRPLLKKIKAEGVPILAIYGKDDGIFSSAQIQSIKDIAGVNHFAFLDNCSHYLFVDQQKEFLSNIKKWLK; encoded by the coding sequence ATGAAATTTCTATCTCTTTTTCTATTTTTAATAATATCACTTTTCGCAAAAGGACAGAATCTTTACATCAAAACTTACGGAAACGAGAATAATAAACCTGTAATTTTTATTCACGGTGGTCCAAGCGGAAACGCGACTTTGTTTGAAGGAACAACTGCTCAAAATCTTGCTGATCAAGGTTTTTATGTTATTGCTTACGATCGTCGTGGCGAAGGAAGATCTAAAGATCCGAATGCCACTTTTACTTATGAAGAAGCTTTTCAGGATTTAAACTCAATTTATTCAAAATACCATTTAAAAAAGGCTGTTTTGCTTAGTCATAGTTTTGGCGGTTTAGTGGCGACACTTTATACCAGCAAATATCCTCAGAATGTAACCGCTTTGGTTTTGGCCGGCGCTTTATTTTCGCAGCAGGAAACTTATGATCACATCTTAAATTCTATAAAGAAAGTACACGACGGCAATTCTAAAACACTAAACAAAATAGCTTACGTAGAAAAACTGGATAAAAATTCTGCCGAATACAGAAAACACTGCTTTGATTTGGCAAGTGATGAAAATTACTTTAAAATGCCAAAACCCACTGCAAAATCTAAAAAACTATATACTGATTATGAAAAAGGAGAATTCTACAAAACCAATGTTCGGAACAAAAATGCGCCTTTGCTTTTTTATCAAAACGAAAAACAAAATAATATCGACAGCCGACCTTTATTAAAAAAAATCAAAGCTGAAGGAGTTCCCATTTTGGCTATTTATGGAAAAGATGACGGCATTTTTTCATCGGCACAAATTCAATCTATAAAAGATATTGCTGGTGTAAATCATTTTGCTTTTCTGGACAATTGTTCGCATTATCTTTTTGTAGATCAACAGAAAGAATTTCTTTCTAATATAAAGAAATGGCTTAAATAA
- a CDS encoding UDP-2,3-diacylglucosamine diphosphatase, translated as MKKIYFASDQHFGAPTPELSLPREKKFVAWLDEVKEDAEAIFLLGDLFDFWFEYKTVVPKGFVRVLGKLAEIRDSGIPIYFFVGNHDLWMNDYFEKELNIPVYHDNKEFTFNGKTFLIGHGDGKGPGDKGYKRMKKVFTNPFSKWLFRWFHPDLGVGLAQYLSVKNKLISGDEDIKFLGEDKEWLILYAKRKLETKHYNYFVFGHRHLPMIRTVGENSEYVNLGDWIGYFTYGVFDGEKFELLEYKK; from the coding sequence ATGAAAAAAATATATTTTGCTTCAGATCAGCATTTTGGTGCGCCGACTCCGGAATTGAGTTTACCGCGCGAAAAGAAATTTGTTGCCTGGTTAGATGAGGTTAAAGAAGATGCAGAAGCCATTTTTTTGTTAGGAGATTTGTTTGATTTTTGGTTTGAATATAAAACCGTCGTTCCAAAAGGTTTTGTACGTGTATTGGGTAAACTGGCTGAAATTCGCGACAGCGGAATCCCAATTTATTTCTTCGTAGGAAACCATGATTTATGGATGAACGACTACTTTGAAAAAGAACTTAATATTCCTGTTTATCACGATAACAAAGAATTTACCTTTAACGGAAAAACCTTCCTGATTGGCCACGGCGACGGAAAAGGCCCTGGTGATAAAGGATATAAAAGAATGAAAAAGGTATTTACAAATCCGTTTTCAAAATGGCTTTTTCGTTGGTTTCATCCAGATTTGGGTGTTGGTTTAGCACAATATTTATCGGTTAAAAATAAATTGATTTCTGGCGACGAAGACATTAAATTTTTAGGTGAAGATAAAGAATGGCTTATTCTGTATGCCAAACGTAAATTAGAAACCAAACATTATAATTATTTTGTTTTCGGTCATCGTCATTTGCCAATGATTCGTACTGTTGGTGAAAACTCAGAATATGTAAATCTTGGTGACTGGATTGGCTACTTTACTTATGGTGTTTTTGATGGCGAAAAATTTGAACTTTTAGAATACAAGAAATAA
- a CDS encoding MFS transporter, protein MEEIKSNKPDPYQALRYREFNVFLLLRFAMVFAWSMQFIVIEWEVYSLTKSKLSLGIIGLMEVIPAIGMALFAGHIVDQREKKGLLVKCILGFSVVSFGLFLLTWPKIVGGLSSDVILYSIYALVFFGGLVRAFLGPTIFSLLSLIIPKKVYPNAATWSSSVWQVGAVMGPALAGFSINWIGVHWSMCLVFGFSILSLIALSQISKKPILNPKIGESIKDSLTEGLTFVFKNQIILGALSLDMIAVLFGGAVALLPVFAQDILKVGSEGFGILRAAPAVGSFITVLASAYVPLNKNAGKKLLVAIFVFGLSIILFGLSTYFWLSVFALFLSGLADGISVVIRQTILQLKTPDHMRGRVGAVNSIFVGSSNELGAFESGATAQLMGTVTSVVFGGSITLLTVIFTALKSPTFRNLDLKRDMEEHNKLE, encoded by the coding sequence ATGGAAGAGATTAAATCCAATAAACCTGACCCGTATCAGGCACTGCGTTACAGAGAATTCAACGTATTTTTATTACTGCGCTTTGCAATGGTTTTTGCCTGGTCGATGCAGTTCATTGTAATTGAGTGGGAAGTTTACAGTTTAACTAAAAGCAAGCTTTCTTTAGGAATTATAGGTTTAATGGAAGTTATTCCAGCCATAGGAATGGCTTTGTTCGCCGGACATATTGTAGATCAAAGAGAAAAGAAAGGATTATTGGTAAAATGTATTTTAGGCTTTTCAGTAGTTAGTTTTGGCTTATTTTTACTGACCTGGCCCAAAATAGTTGGAGGTTTATCTTCAGATGTAATCTTGTATTCTATTTACGCTTTAGTCTTTTTTGGAGGTTTGGTTCGCGCCTTTCTTGGTCCAACCATTTTTTCACTTCTATCGTTGATTATTCCTAAAAAAGTATATCCAAATGCTGCAACTTGGAGTAGTTCGGTTTGGCAGGTTGGCGCTGTAATGGGACCGGCGCTGGCAGGATTTTCAATCAACTGGATTGGCGTGCATTGGTCAATGTGTCTGGTATTCGGATTCTCCATTCTTTCTTTAATTGCCTTATCACAAATCAGTAAAAAACCAATCTTAAATCCAAAAATTGGAGAATCTATAAAAGACAGCCTTACTGAAGGGTTGACTTTTGTTTTTAAAAATCAAATTATTTTAGGTGCTCTATCGCTTGATATGATTGCAGTACTTTTTGGAGGCGCTGTAGCGCTATTACCCGTTTTTGCTCAAGATATTCTAAAAGTAGGTTCTGAAGGTTTTGGAATTTTAAGAGCCGCTCCTGCAGTAGGATCTTTTATTACAGTACTCGCTTCTGCTTATGTACCACTAAATAAAAATGCAGGAAAAAAACTTTTAGTCGCTATATTTGTTTTTGGGTTATCCATTATCCTATTTGGGTTATCAACCTATTTTTGGCTTTCTGTTTTTGCTTTATTTTTAAGCGGATTGGCAGACGGAATTTCTGTCGTAATTCGTCAAACCATTTTACAGCTTAAAACTCCAGATCATATGCGTGGTCGTGTGGGTGCAGTAAACTCCATTTTTGTAGGATCTTCAAATGAACTTGGTGCTTTTGAAAGTGGCGCAACTGCCCAATTAATGGGAACAGTAACGTCTGTCGTCTTTGGAGGAAGTATTACACTTTTGACTGTAATTTTCACTGCATTAAAATCGCCAACCTTTAGAAATTTAGATTTAAAAAGGGATATGGAAGAGCATAATAAATTAGAATAA